GATCTTGATGCCGTCGGACTGAATGGCGATGTATGACTCGCCGACCTTGAGGGTGATGTTGGTGGCACACTTGATGACGGCGGTGTCGGCGACGAGCGAAGATTGGTCCGTGACTTCGGTCGAAATGTTTGCGCCGAAAACCTGGTGAACATCGGCGTCGACTTCGAGGGTCTGCTCGCCGACAACTTTGGTCGAATCATTGCCTTCGACGAGGAGATGGCGGTCCTTTTCGATCTTTTCCTTGTGGTCAGCACCGACAATCTCGTCGCGGTTGTTCTTGATGTGTTCGAACTTGTCGTTCTCGACAACGAGGTGCCGATCGTTCATGATTGTTTCGAAGCGATCGTTGAGGACGCGGATGTCGAGGTTCTTCTGAGCGTGAATAAAGAACTGCTCTTCATCCTTTTTGTCTTCGAAGCGGATTTCGTTGAACCCTGCTCCGCCTTTTGATGAACTGCTCTTGATCGTGCTGACGGTGCCCATTGATTTGGGTTCATAGGGGGGCATGTTCTGCCCGTTGTAGACGCGCCCGGTGATGATGGGGCGGTCGGGGTCGCCTTCGAGGAACTCGACGATGACTTCCTGACCGATGCGTGGGAGAAAGAAGACGCCCCATCGCTTGCCAGCCCAGTTCTGGCTGACGCGAACCCAGCACGAACTGTTTTCGTCGCCCTTGGTGTAACGGTCCCAATGGAACTGGAGTTTGACGCGGCCGTGCTCGTCAGTCCAGATTTCCTCACCATCCTTGCCGGCAACGATGGCGGTCTGCGGGCCTTGGATGATGGGTTTTGGTGTCGTGCGTGCGGGTCGAAAGACTTCGGTTGCCGGGATGACAGAGAACCCGAGCGAGTAGACCTGCCCATCGCCGCCGTCGCCGGAACTGAAGAGGTCCTGACTTGCCTGAAGGCCTGACGAGACGATGATGTATTCGCCGCCTTGATCGTCGCGCAGGCCCCCGATCGGGATGGTGAGTGTGAAGCGTGCGCCTACGTGCATGCGAAGAACGTCGCACTGCCCGTTGATCTGGGCGTAGCGGGCCTGGAGTTCCTGGAGGCGAATGGTGGCGTAGTTCTCGGCTTCTGTTGCAGTGACATATTCGCCGGGATAGTCGTACATGGCCTCCCATGGACCATTGGCGTGATCGCGGGACTTGCGGGCTTTTGCGACAACGGGAGCGGTTGGATTCTCGAAGTCGAAGTCGGCCAGTTCATATTCGAGCGACTGGACCTGCTTCTGCTGCGACCACGAACGGATGTACTGCTCATCGCGGATGCCCTGGTCGGGTGGGTAATACGGAATTTCGGAGCCGTCGGCGAGTTCCGGGTGAGAATCGTGACCATCGCAGAGTACGAGTGTGTGCTTGCCGTTTTCGTGCTTGAAGTAGTAGTAGATACCTTCCTGCTCCATGAGACGCTGGACGTAGTTGAAGGTGGTTTCGCGGTACTGGACGCAGTATTCTCGCTCTTCGTAGGAGCCGGAGAGTTTGTCGTCGAGGTCGGTAAAGCCGGCGTCCTTGAACACCTTTTTGATGATGTCGGGGATGGTCATGTTCTGGAAGATCGCACAGTCTGATTGACGTGTGAGGAACCACAGCCACGGGACCACGGTCGCGCGGTAGACAGCGTATCCGTTGCGATATTCATGCTGACTGACGCGACTGATGTAGCCATTGACGTATCTCACGTCGGGTCCGTCTTCGCCGACGCCGATGCGGACGGTGACGTTCTGTCCGAGAAGAGTGTCGAAGTCGATTTTGTCGTCGGTGCTGAGGAGTTCGAGTTCGTATTGGAAGAGGCGACCGAGTTCCTCGGTGCCATAAATGGATTGGATGGCGACGTTGTCTTCGCCAAGCGGGGTCTGGACCGCGATGCTGCGTTCAGATTGCGGCAGGATTGTGGGGGGCATCGTCGTGTGACTCCGTTGTGCAGCGTTGATCGATCGCGTGTTGGTCTTTACGAGTGATCCTCAGGTGTAGTCAAGAGAGCCATACTGGGCGAGGTCGCATGAATCCCCAGAGTTTCGGACTGGCCATGCGGTCGGTGCGCAAGTAGACGCCGTCGCCGTCTTCGATTCCTCCCGAGTCGGTGTTGCCCTCGATGGTTGTGAGAGTCTGGGTAGAAGCGTCGTACGACACAACCAGGCCCGCGTGGCCGTTAAGCATCGTGGGAGTTTTTCCAGAGTTGAGCATTGAAACGTTCACAGGGTTACTTACCATCGCAAACACATCGCCAGCCATTGGAGTGCGTGAACCGTCCAGAACGCTTTTTTTGGGAAAGGTGAGATTTCCTGCTTTGCGCCCATCGAAGATCATGAAGACAGCGCGAGTGGTTCGTGGGCAGGTCGTATCGGCGCAAAGTAAATCTGCTGCCTCGCGATGGCAATGAAATGCAAAGGCTGCGCACCACGAATTCCCGGGGCTGCCCCCTGCGGATGAGAGTATTCCTTCAACATCCTTTCCTCGGTTCGCGCCTTGCTCTCGAACGTGGAAGTATTGTGTCGCAACTTGTTGGACAGCGAATGCGTAGACTGCCTGCGACAGCGTCACTCCAATCGACAGCGCTGGCCGCGCTCCTTCGGTTGCGCGCGCCAGTTCAGCGGCGTTTTTGATGTCATCCCAACTCATCGAAACGAGTGCCTGAGTTTCGAGGGCTCGAATGATGGTGTTGACTGCCGAGAGAGCGGATGAACCTTCGCCAGCGGGTCCGGACCGTGTACTCCAGACGCGAGCAAGCGTGCCATTACCTACCGGTGTTCCTGCTTGACACTGACACATCACTCCTGGCGTTCGTTGGACCGACATGCGCTGACTCCTGGGCCCAATCGGGGTTTGGGCCAGTTTCCAAGCGAAAACCGGCCCCGTTGCTCACTCGAATTCGTATTCAAACTCGCTCTCCTTGACCCGAACAGCCACCCGAGCGATCTTGGCCCCCTCCATCATTCGATGCAGGAAGGCAGACGAAATCTCCGGCAGCATGGTCTGGGTGAGGATGGCGTCGATCATGCGGCCTCCGGATTCGAGTTCGGAGCAGCGACTCACGATCAAATCCAGAACATCGTCGCCGAAATCGAACTTCGCTCCGTGGTTTTCGGAGATGCGGCGTTGGATTCGCTTCATCTGGAGACGGGTGATTTCGCGGAGCATGTCCTGGCTGAGCGGGAAGTAGGGAATGACGGTGATACGCCCGAGAAGTGCGGCGGGGAATACCTTGAGCATGGGCTCGCGGAGCGCCTTCTGGAGACCTTCGACCGCGGGCATGAGATCCGGATCCTTGCACATATTCATGATGAGATCGGACCCGACGTTGGTCGTCAGGAGGATGATGGTGTTCTTGAAGTCGATGAGGCGGCCTTCGCCGTCTTCCATCTGACCCTTGTCGAAGACCTGGAAGAAGATCTCGTGAACGTCGGTGTGGGCCTTTTCGACTTCGTCGAGAAGGACGACAGAGTAAGGCTTGCGACGGACAGCTTCGGTGAGGATGCCGCCTTCGCCATAACCGACATACCCGGGAGGCGCGCCCTTGAGCGTGCTGACGGTGTGTGACTCCTGAAACTCTGACATGTTGATGGTGATGACGTTCTGCTCGCCGCCATAGAGCGACTCGGCAAGTGCGAGTGCGGTCTCGGTCTTTCCGACACCTGATGGACCCGCGAGCATGAACACGCCGATGGGTTTGCTGGGGTTGTCAAGACTTGCGCGACTTGTCTGGATGCGTTTGGCGATGGCGTCGAGGCCGTGGCGTTGACCGATGACACGCTTGTTGAGTGTTTCACCGAGATCGAGGACGGCCTGAATCTCATTCTTGACCATGCGCCCGACGGGGATACCGGTCCAGTCGGCAACGACGGCCGCGATTGCATTGGCATCGCAATCGGGCAGGATGAGGGGGGCGTCACCTTGAAGTTCGGCGAGTTGCGACTTGAGTGCTTCGAGTTCAGTGCGCAGTGCGGTGCGTTCTTCAGGCGAAAGAATGCCTGCACCGGTGCGTTCGGCTTCGGTGACAACCGCCGTTTTCGCTGCCTTCTCGGCCTTGCTTTGCGTGCCTTCGACAGGTTCGGCGCCGGTCGGGCCGCGGAGTTGCTCGCGGATCGCGAGGATGCGGTCGATGAGACCCTTCTCCTGTTTCCAGCTGTCTTCGAGCTTGGCGAGGCGCTCGGTTTCGAGTCCGATGGTGTCTTCGATGCTGCGAAGGCGGTCGTTGTGGTTCATGCCGACGACTTCTTCACGCATGAGAATGTCGCGTTCGGTTTCGAGGGCGGCGATGCGTTTGCGTGTGTCATCGACTTCGGCGGGCACGGCGTGCTGCGCGATCGCGACGCGAGCGCAGGCTGTGTCGAGCAGGCTGACCGATTTGTCGGGGAGTTGGCGAGCGGGAATGTATCGGTGACTGAGCCGAACGGCTGCCTCGATGGCTTCATCGAGGATCTGCACGCGATGGTGCTTCTCGAAGATCCCGGCGACCTTGCGCATCATGAGGATCGCGCGGTGTTCGTTGGGCTCATCGACAAGTACGGTCTGGAAACGCCGCGTGAGGGCGGGATCTTTTTCGATGTGCTTCTTGTATTCGGCCCAGGTGGTCGCGGCAATGGTGCGCAGGAGTCCACGCGCCAGCGCGGGCTTGAGCAGCTGTGCCGCATCGCCGGTGCCTGCCTGCCCGCCGGCGCCGATAAGGCGATGGACTTCGTCGATGAAGAGAATCGTCGGGGTTGTCGAGGCCTGAACTTCCTCGATGACTTGCTTGAGACGTTGTTCGAACTCGCCCTTCATGCTTGCTCCGGCCTGAAGGGCAGAGACATCGAGCTCGAGCAACCGCACTCCCTGGAGCGGCGGGGGTACGTCGCCTTCGATGATGCGGTGCGCGAAACCCTCGGCAACAGCGGTCTTGCCGACACCGGCCTCGCCGACGAGAACCGGGTTGTTCTGTCGGCGGCGCATGAGAATATCGACGACCTGGCGTGTTTCTTCATCGCGCCCGACGATGGGGTCGATCTTTCCGCTGCGAGCTTCTTCGGTCATGTCGCGGCAGAAGCGTTTGAGGGCTTCCTCTTTGCCCATCTGTGCGGGGGACAACGCGCCCGAAGCTTCACCCGGGACCGCCCCACCACCGACGGCCGAACCATCGCTGGCGCGCAAGCGTGATTCGGGTGATTCACCGACGATCTTTTCATAATTGGTAGCGAGATCATCGGGCTTGATGCGGCTGAACTCTTCGCTGATGGCCATGAGTGCTCGCGCAAGGCCCTTGGTTTTGAGGATGCCGAGGACAATGTGAGAGGTGCGGACGGCGCCTTCATTGAAG
This is a stretch of genomic DNA from Phycisphaeraceae bacterium. It encodes these proteins:
- a CDS encoding type VI secretion system tip protein VgrG; this encodes MPPTILPQSERSIAVQTPLGEDNVAIQSIYGTEELGRLFQYELELLSTDDKIDFDTLLGQNVTVRIGVGEDGPDVRYVNGYISRVSQHEYRNGYAVYRATVVPWLWFLTRQSDCAIFQNMTIPDIIKKVFKDAGFTDLDDKLSGSYEEREYCVQYRETTFNYVQRLMEQEGIYYYFKHENGKHTLVLCDGHDSHPELADGSEIPYYPPDQGIRDEQYIRSWSQQKQVQSLEYELADFDFENPTAPVVAKARKSRDHANGPWEAMYDYPGEYVTATEAENYATIRLQELQARYAQINGQCDVLRMHVGARFTLTIPIGGLRDDQGGEYIIVSSGLQASQDLFSSGDGGDGQVYSLGFSVIPATEVFRPARTTPKPIIQGPQTAIVAGKDGEEIWTDEHGRVKLQFHWDRYTKGDENSSCWVRVSQNWAGKRWGVFFLPRIGQEVIVEFLEGDPDRPIITGRVYNGQNMPPYEPKSMGTVSTIKSSSSKGGAGFNEIRFEDKKDEEQFFIHAQKNLDIRVLNDRFETIMNDRHLVVENDKFEHIKNNRDEIVGADHKEKIEKDRHLLVEGNDSTKVVGEQTLEVDADVHQVFGANISTEVTDQSSLVADTAVIKCATNITLKVGESYIAIQSDGIKIATNGQIVLEANGDIAVTSKTGAVSLEATAGDLTGKGGINLALEGTATAELKSLSTTVDGSAMTTISGGVVMIN
- the tssH gene encoding type VI secretion system ATPase TssH, whose protein sequence is MADISLKALFGKMNSLCYKSAESATVFCKMRGNPHVDIIHFLHQVLQLQDSDLHRIIRHYELNPSKLAADLTATLDRLPRGASSLSGFSSDLEEAVERGWVYGSLLFNEGAVRTSHIVLGILKTKGLARALMAISEEFSRIKPDDLATNYEKIVGESPESRLRASDGSAVGGGAVPGEASGALSPAQMGKEEALKRFCRDMTEEARSGKIDPIVGRDEETRQVVDILMRRRQNNPVLVGEAGVGKTAVAEGFAHRIIEGDVPPPLQGVRLLELDVSALQAGASMKGEFEQRLKQVIEEVQASTTPTILFIDEVHRLIGAGGQAGTGDAAQLLKPALARGLLRTIAATTWAEYKKHIEKDPALTRRFQTVLVDEPNEHRAILMMRKVAGIFEKHHRVQILDEAIEAAVRLSHRYIPARQLPDKSVSLLDTACARVAIAQHAVPAEVDDTRKRIAALETERDILMREEVVGMNHNDRLRSIEDTIGLETERLAKLEDSWKQEKGLIDRILAIREQLRGPTGAEPVEGTQSKAEKAAKTAVVTEAERTGAGILSPEERTALRTELEALKSQLAELQGDAPLILPDCDANAIAAVVADWTGIPVGRMVKNEIQAVLDLGETLNKRVIGQRHGLDAIAKRIQTSRASLDNPSKPIGVFMLAGPSGVGKTETALALAESLYGGEQNVITINMSEFQESHTVSTLKGAPPGYVGYGEGGILTEAVRRKPYSVVLLDEVEKAHTDVHEIFFQVFDKGQMEDGEGRLIDFKNTIILLTTNVGSDLIMNMCKDPDLMPAVEGLQKALREPMLKVFPAALLGRITVIPYFPLSQDMLREITRLQMKRIQRRISENHGAKFDFGDDVLDLIVSRCSELESGGRMIDAILTQTMLPEISSAFLHRMMEGAKIARVAVRVKESEFEYEFE